Sequence from the Rhodococcus jostii RHA1 genome:
CCGGGTTCGGGAGTGGCAGTGGCGGAGTTGCCGTCGCAGTGCGTCCAGTCCCAGACGGCGGTCACCTGCGCGTACACCGACAACACCGGCGAAGTGTCTCCTTCCGGAGGTGTCCACGGTGTACCGCTGAGGATTCCGGACGGCGTCTGGAAGGTGCACATCGAGGCGGTCGGCGGCCGAGGCGGTGACAGCAGTTGCCGCACGGTCGCTCCCGGCGGCCGGGGAGCGGTAGCCCGTGGTGACGCCTGGCTCGTTCCGGGATCGACGGTGTACGTCCGGGTCGGCGAGAACGGGCACGGCGGCGGACAGCCCGTGTTCGGATCCGACGGGTCGAGCCCGGCCAGCCTTGCGGTGGTCCCGGATACGGCGGCAGCGCAGGAAGTTCCGGTGCGACGCTCCCGGGGCCGTCGGCGACGGGATCGGCGCCGGGGGCGGAGGTGGGTACGGCGGCGGCGGAGGCGCCGCCGGGGGACGGATCGGTGGCACCGGCGAGGCGAACGAGCCGCCGGGCGGCGGAGGTGGCGGACTCTCCCTCGTGCCGTCGGGCGGCACGATCGGACTGTCTTCGCCGGATTCGGTGCCCTCGGTCGTCGTCACCTTCGAGCTTCCCTGAAGTTTGTCGGAGCCGCGGTCAGCCAACGGGCCAGGTGTGCGTGAGTCGAAGTCACGGCAAATAGTTTCCGCAAAGTCTTGGCTGAGTCCAGAAAAGTAAGTCATAGTGGGTGGGTGCCGTCGATGCCGGATTACGCAGCGCTGCTGCGCGGGGCTGAGCTTCGCGTGACCCGCCCGCGGGTCGCGGTGTTGGAGGCCGTGCACGCGCGTCCACATGCCGATACGGAGACGATTTTCGGAGCGGTGCGCACCGTTCTGGAAGGGGTGTCCCGGCAGGCCGTGTACGACGTGCTGCACGCAGTGACCGCTGTGGGATTGGTGCGGCGGATTCAGCCGCCCGGCTCCGTTGCTCGTTACGAGTCGCGGGTCGGAGACAATCACCACCACGTCATCTGCCGGTCGTGTGGGGCCATTGCGGACGTCGACTGTGCCGTCGGCGAGGCGCCGTGCCTGACCGCGTCCGACGACAACGGTTTCCTCGTCGAGGAGGCCGAGGTCATCTATTGGGGTCTGTGCCCCGACTGCTCGACTTCACAGACTTCTCGATCGAACCCATGACCACAGCCCAGTTTGGTCTCTCCCGGAAGGAATGTTGTGTCCGATAGCTGCCCGGTCGCTCATGAGGGAAACACTCAGAGCACCAGTGAAAGTGAAAACCCCGTAATCCCGTCTCCCACTCCGGCGGCGAACCGCCCGAGGAACAACCGCGACTGGTGGCCGAACCAGCCGGAGCTGTCGGTGTTGCACGCCCACACATCCAAGTCGAACCCGATGGGTGAGGACTTCGACTACGCCGAGGAGTTCGCCAAGCTCGACGTCGAGGCACTCAAACGCGACGTCATCGATCTGATGACGACCTCGC
This genomic interval carries:
- a CDS encoding Fur family transcriptional regulator, which translates into the protein MPSMPDYAALLRGAELRVTRPRVAVLEAVHARPHADTETIFGAVRTVLEGVSRQAVYDVLHAVTAVGLVRRIQPPGSVARYESRVGDNHHHVICRSCGAIADVDCAVGEAPCLTASDDNGFLVEEAEVIYWGLCPDCSTSQTSRSNP